In Zingiber officinale cultivar Zhangliang chromosome 6A, Zo_v1.1, whole genome shotgun sequence, a single genomic region encodes these proteins:
- the LOC121997648 gene encoding uncharacterized protein LOC121997648, whose translation MLLQIQHIHPFPASHRTRRIDDSNTRKSSPPRAALPSRTKKIMEKISSSNEVGGAGGAYSYDALKRLDQAWTSLFSTSLEEEKVPEVVSRVPGSSMILDMEEHAGRAFDVLVCGGTLGIFVATALISRGVSVAIVERNLIKGREQEWNISRKELLELVDVGILSKEEIENIVAVEFNPNRCGFEKKGDIWTEDILNLGVSPAKLIETVKRRFISLGGVVFEGKAICGIHIYDDAAIVHLTNGDSLYSRLIIDSMGNFSPIVKQIRSCRKPDGVCLVVGSCSRGFDENTSSDIIFSCSSSKKIEDTQLQYFWEAFPAGSGPTDRTTYLFTYVQAKPGSPKLEDLFEDYWDLLPSYQGVPIERLEILRVIYGIFPTYRDSPLPAAFDRILQVGDASGIQSPVSFGGFGSMSRHLNRLSNGICDAVTGNFLDAYNLSMLNPYMPNLSASWLFQRAMSAKDHTEVSPTFINELLYLNFQTMQKLGDAVIRPFLQDVIQFEPLVKTLGSVMLTQPQILPSIFKQVGLEVILDWSLHFFMLGLYTFLASYIDPVVRPWIKYLPKRGKYTWNRRLEAWKYGSGLDYKQIN comes from the exons AAAATCATGGAAAAGATTTCATCAAGTAATGAAGTTGGTGGTGCTGGAGGAGCTTACTCGTATGATGCTTTGAAGAGACTAGACCAAGCATGGACAAGTCTCTTTTCAACATCACTAG AAGAAGAAAAGGTTCCTGAAGTTGTTTCACGTGTTCCTGGTTCATCTATGATTTTAGATATGGAGGAACATGCTGGACGTGCTTTTGATGTTTTAGTCTGTGGTGGTACACTCGGAATATTTGTTGCTACTGCACTCATTTCCAGAGGTGTTAGTGTAGCGATAGTTGAAAGAAATCTGATTAAAGGG agagAACAAGAgtggaatatttcaagaaaagaGCTCCTTGAACTTGTAGATGTTGGCATTCTCTCAAAAGAAGAAATTGAGAATATTGTTGCTGTTGAGTTTAACCCT AATAGATGCGGTTTTGAGAAGAAAGGTGATATTTGGACTGAGGATATTCTTAATCTTGGAGTTTC GCCAGCTAAACTTATCGAGACTGTGAAAAGGCGCTTTATATCCTTAGGTGGTGTAGTTTTTGAAGGAAAAGCTATATGCGGAATACACATCTATGATGATGCCGCC ATTGTCCACCTAACAAATGGTGATAGCTTATATTCTCGTCTTATTATTGATTCAATGGGCAACTTTTCCCCAATAGTAAAACAA ATCAGGTCTTGCAGAAAACCAGATGGTGTATGTCTTGTTGTTGGTTCTTGCTCACGTGGTTTTGATGAGAACACTTCAAGTGATATTATTTTCTCTTGTTCATCTTCAAAGAAAATTGAAGATACTCAACTGCAGTACTTTTGGGAG GCATTTCCTGCTGGTTCTGGTCCCACGGATCGAACTACTTATTTGTTCACTTATGTTCAAGCAAAACCTGGATCCCCAAAGTTAGAAGACCTTTTTGAAGATTATTGGGATCTTTTGCCATCTTATCAG GGTGTACCTATAGAGAGATTGGAGATACTAAGGGTTATATACGGGATCTTTCCTACATATCGTGACAG CCCCTTGCCTGCAGCTTTTGATCGCATATTACAG GTTGGTGATGCCAGTGGTATTCAATCACCGGTGTCTTTTGGTGGTTTTGGAAGTATGAGCAGGCACCTTAACCGGTTGTCAAATG GTATATGTGATGCAGTGACGGGAAATTTCCTCGATGCATATAATTTGAGTATGCTAAACCCTTACATG CCGAACTTAAGTGCATCATGGCTGTTCCAAAGAGCAATGTCAGCAAAAGATCATACTGAGGTCTCACCAACTTTTATCAATGAACTTTTATATCTCAATTTCCAAACTATGCAG AAACTTGGGGACGCAGTGATTAGACCCTTTCTACAG GATGTGATACAATTTGAACCTCTTGTGAAGACCTTAGGTTCTGTGATGCTAACCCAACCCCAAATATTGCCTTCCATATTCAAGCAG GTTGGACTGGAGGTGATACTCGACtggtctcttcatttttttatgcTCGGCTTGTACACGTTTCTCGCAAGCTACATTGATCCTGTTGTTAG GCCATGGATAAAGTATCTCCCAAAGAGGGGCAAATACACATGGAATCGGCGTTTAGAAGCATGGAAATATGGGTCCGGTTTAGATTacaaacaaattaattaa
- the LOC121997649 gene encoding uncharacterized protein LOC121997649 isoform X1, with amino-acid sequence MRSTLCGFIGTSWRGILCNTKSLGFVFKGNRVQCFSTRRSRTRQLPKEGPPTIMEEESNAFYVVRKGDIIGIYNNLRDCQAQVSSSVCDPSVSVYKGYNLRKETEEYLTSQGLKNPLYSLKAADLKEDLFGEILPCPFQQPDGLAFPPDKSQSPSPPKRSNDVMDNLEAVGSSSIPTAEQSKKQVKLKHSFERSCILEFDGASKGNPGKAGAGVILRNPDGSLICRLRQGLGVVTNNVAEYRALILGMKYALKKGFKQIHAQGDSKLVCLQLEDRWRTKNENMALLCKEAKELKGSFESFNIKHVLREFNSDADAQANLGVELALGEIQEEIH; translated from the exons ATGAGGAGCACTTTATGTGGATTTATTGGTACATCATGGCGGGGTATTTTGTGTAACACTAAATCCCTGGGCTTTGTCTTCAAGGGCAATCGTGTCCAGTGCTTTTCCACACGACGGTCGCGAACTCGTCAGCTTCCCAAAGAAGGTCCACCAACAATAATGGAGGAAGAGAGCAATGCATTTTATGTTGTTCGTAAAGGGGACATCATTGGTATCTACAACAATTTAAGGGATTGCCAAGCTCAAGTTAGCTCTTCG GTGTGTGATCCATCTGTCAGTGTGTACAAAGGTTACAATTTGCGCAAAGAAACAGAAGAATATCTCACTTCTCAAGGACTTAAAAATCCTTTATACTCTCTCAAGGCAGCGGATTTGAAAGAAGATCTATTTGGTGAAATCTTGCCTTGTCCTTTTCAG CAACCAGATGGTCTTGCTTTTCCACCTGATAAATCACAGAGCCCATCACCTCCAAAAAGATCAAACGATGTGATGGATAATTTG GAAGCGGTTGGGTCAAGTTCCATTCCAACTGCTGAACAGTCAAAGAAACAAGTGAAACTAAAACATTCTTTTGAG AGGTCCTGCATTCTAGAATTTGATGGTGCATCGAAAGGAAATCCTGGAAAAGCTGGTGCTGGAGTAATTCTTCGTAACCCTGATGGAAGCCTG ATCTGTCGACTCCGACAAGGCTTGGGTGTTGTCACCAATAATGTTGCTGAGTATCGGGCACTGATTTTGGGAATGAAGTATGCTCTTAAGAAAGGTTTTAAGCAAATTCATGCCCAAGGTGACTCGAAACTTGTCTGCCTGCAG TTAGAAGACCGCTGGCGAACAAAGAATGAAAATATGGCCCTCTTATGTAAAGAGGCTAAGGAACTAAAGGGGTCCTTTGAGTCATTCAATATAAAGCATGTGTTAAGG GAGTTCAATTCTGATGCTGATGCTCAAGCAAACCTAGGCGTTGAACTCGCAC TGGGAGAAATTCAAGAGGAGATTCACTAA
- the LOC121997649 gene encoding uncharacterized protein LOC121997649 isoform X2, producing MEEESNAFYVVRKGDIIGIYNNLRDCQAQVSSSVCDPSVSVYKGYNLRKETEEYLTSQGLKNPLYSLKAADLKEDLFGEILPCPFQQPDGLAFPPDKSQSPSPPKRSNDVMDNLEAVGSSSIPTAEQSKKQVKLKHSFERSCILEFDGASKGNPGKAGAGVILRNPDGSLICRLRQGLGVVTNNVAEYRALILGMKYALKKGFKQIHAQGDSKLVCLQLEDRWRTKNENMALLCKEAKELKGSFESFNIKHVLREFNSDADAQANLGVELALGEIQEEIH from the exons ATGGAGGAAGAGAGCAATGCATTTTATGTTGTTCGTAAAGGGGACATCATTGGTATCTACAACAATTTAAGGGATTGCCAAGCTCAAGTTAGCTCTTCG GTGTGTGATCCATCTGTCAGTGTGTACAAAGGTTACAATTTGCGCAAAGAAACAGAAGAATATCTCACTTCTCAAGGACTTAAAAATCCTTTATACTCTCTCAAGGCAGCGGATTTGAAAGAAGATCTATTTGGTGAAATCTTGCCTTGTCCTTTTCAG CAACCAGATGGTCTTGCTTTTCCACCTGATAAATCACAGAGCCCATCACCTCCAAAAAGATCAAACGATGTGATGGATAATTTG GAAGCGGTTGGGTCAAGTTCCATTCCAACTGCTGAACAGTCAAAGAAACAAGTGAAACTAAAACATTCTTTTGAG AGGTCCTGCATTCTAGAATTTGATGGTGCATCGAAAGGAAATCCTGGAAAAGCTGGTGCTGGAGTAATTCTTCGTAACCCTGATGGAAGCCTG ATCTGTCGACTCCGACAAGGCTTGGGTGTTGTCACCAATAATGTTGCTGAGTATCGGGCACTGATTTTGGGAATGAAGTATGCTCTTAAGAAAGGTTTTAAGCAAATTCATGCCCAAGGTGACTCGAAACTTGTCTGCCTGCAG TTAGAAGACCGCTGGCGAACAAAGAATGAAAATATGGCCCTCTTATGTAAAGAGGCTAAGGAACTAAAGGGGTCCTTTGAGTCATTCAATATAAAGCATGTGTTAAGG GAGTTCAATTCTGATGCTGATGCTCAAGCAAACCTAGGCGTTGAACTCGCAC TGGGAGAAATTCAAGAGGAGATTCACTAA